Part of the Chitinivibrionia bacterium genome, CCTGCAAAATCTAAAAAACGCGAAATTTTCGTACGACGTACGTAAGGGCGGGTTTGAAACCCGCCCCTACATCAAACCCGTCCTTACACGCCGCCGGCGTGTATTGTTGCAGGGTGTATGCCATACGTCGCGGGGATTTTTGCGAATTCGGGAATTGTACTTGACAAATCTTGGTTATATATTATATATTGAACTGTGAGGTAGCGCGTGAAAATCTAAACAATCGGAGGGATAGTGCCGAGGAAATACACGCCTCAAAAACTTCGTAAAACCCTCTTTCCGAACGGTGAAATGTTGTTCGGGGCTTTCTTTGTTTTGTCTTTGTTTTTGCTGACTGCCTGTAGCGACCTCTTTGAGCCGAACTACACTTACCTTCGTCCGAGGACGGAATACGTCGTCTGGTTTAACGCGCAGGGCGGCAGAAGCGACGTGGACAGCCAAGTTGTTTCTTGGGATTCTTCCTTTGTACTTCCTGTCGCCGCGAGGGAAAGATACTGCTTTGACGGCTGGTATTGCAGTCCGGAATACGGCGAAATTATGGGCAAAGAGGGGGATTTGTTTCTCCCCGCCCACGACGACACGCTTTTCGCTTATTGGACATTTCGCGCGCAAATAATGTACGAAAGCGACGGAACGTCCTCTCCGCCTGACTTTAAATGCGTGGGCGAAGATATTGAAGAATTTCCGACGAGCGACAAGGATTGCCACATATTTTTGGGGTGGTTTGACATAGAGGGCGAAGAGAAAACTCCGCCTTTGCGCATTTTGGGCGATACCACGCTTTTTGCGCGTTTTGAAATAATTAAATACACGATAACTTTTAACGTAAGAGGCGGAACGGCAATTGCTCCTCTTGAGGCGGATTGCGGAAAAAGCGTAAGACTTTTGCCTGCCGAAAGAGAAGATTACCTTTTCTTGGGATGGTTTGACGGCGAAGACGAGGGCGCTCAAAGACTTGAGAACGAGCAAATTATAAATTCCGACCTTACGGTTTTCGCTCGTTGGCGGTCAATGGAGCTTGCCGACCTGAGATTTGCCGTAATCGACGTTTTAAGCAGTCATACATTTAACGGCGCGCCGCAAATTCCCGAATTTACCGTTATGATTGCCGAAAACCAACTTGTTGCGGGAACGCATTTTACCGCTATTTTCACGGATAACATAAACGCAGGAAATGCTGAAATTACAATTAACGCGATTGAGGACGGCGGATATATCGGCGTGCAAACCGCGAGTTTTGTCATAGAAAAAGCCGACCCGCAACCTGCTTTGCCGACGGGATTAACCGCGACTTTCGGCGATTTGTTGTCGAGCGTTGTCTTGCCGAGCGGTTGGGCTTGGGAAATTCCCTGGGAAACTCCCGATGTAGAGGTCGGAAACGTTGGGCAAAATTCGTTTGAGGCGACGTTTACGCACGAAAATACGAATAACTTTAACGTGATTTCGCATATTTTAAGCGTAAACGTAAATCCTGCGATTATTAGTTCGGCGGCGCTCAAAAAGGCTAATCCGACTAAAGGACAAGTTCCTGCAAATCCAAACAATATAGAGATAAAAGACGGTGAATTTACCGTAAAAAGCGTTGTTTGGTATCCCGACCATCCAAGATTTTTGGGCGGGACGGAATATTCGGCGGTAATAACGCTTGCCGCAAACGAAAATTTTGCGTTCTGCAGTGAATTTAATGCCGCGACAATAAACGAAACCGCCGTAAATATCGACGAAAACAGCGGCGCCGAAATTGTGATTTCGCATAAATTTGCGCCGACTTACGAGGCAATAATCGTATCTTTGGAAATCACGCAGGAGCCGAGTAATTTTAACTACGCTCACGGCGAGCAACTCGATTTGTCCGAGCTTCGTATAAGAGCCGTATATTCCGACTATTCGGAAAGCACTCTGTTGCACAACGAGCTTCACTTCAGAGGCGTGGTAATGAACGTTTGGCACAACAACAGATTGTCGCGCGGTTTGCATAACAATCTGCATATAATTTTCACCGCGATTTTGGAAGATATTGTAGTGCAGACCACGGGCGCGCTTTCGATTGTTCCGCGCGATATTGCGAATGTATTTGTGGAAGACATTCCCGACCAAGAATATACGGGAAGCGCGATAACGCCGCAAATACTCGTGAACGACGATGAGATATTGCCGCTTGAATTTACCGAAAACTATTTTGATTTGGCTTTTTCGGATAATGTAAACGCGGGGACGGCGAGCGTAATACTTACAGGCAAAAATAACTATTCGGGCGAAAAAACGCAGAATTTTGTCATTACTCCCGCAACTCCGACGGTTATTACTCCGCCGACCGCGACAAGCGTAAGCGCAGGGCAAACGCTTGCGACGTCCACGCTTTCGGGCGGGCGAGTGGACGGCGTTGGCGGCGCCGAAATCAGCGGAACGTGGGCGTGGCTCGACGATACGCATATTATAAATGAAAACGGAAGCTTTGCGGCGAGATTTATACCGACAAGTCAAAATTATAGCGAAATAACGGTTTGGGATATTTCGGTGAATTTGAGTTATACCGCGCACTTGCGGGTGATTTCGACAAGCTCAATCACCGGATTTGCTACTCTTAACCTTGCGCTTGATTGGCTTAGCGCAACTCCGGTGATTGAGCCTGTCGAAATCACCATTTCCGCAAATCAAACTTTTGCCGTCTCGAGAGCCCTTAACACTGCCGCCGATATTACATTGGTCGGCGACGGCGAACCGCGGCAAATTTCGGGGACGTTCCTTTTGAGCGACGGCGCGCTTAAGGTCGGCAATAATATTACCGTTTCGGAAATAAACGTAAGCGGCGGCAACTTAACTTTGGCGCAAAACGCCGTTATTGAGACAGTCCGATTAACCGCAACACACACACACAGTATGATTTCGGTGGAATCCGGCTTTACAGGAAACGTACCCGCTTTGGATTTGGCAGGCGGCGTAAACATAGAAGCAACCATAATTTCGTGGGAAGACAAGCAAATAATTACACCCGCACCGCCGCACGTTCTTACCGAAAACGACGTGGCAAGATTTACGCTGAGAAATTTTGTAAACGGCGCAAACACTCAACCGATAACCCAAACTCACCTTTTCTCATCGACGGATTTGGGACGATTGGTTTCTATGCCGAGCGTGTATAACGCAACAATTACCGTTATCGGCGCGTCCTTTACATTTAACGGAAACCCGCACATTCCCGACTTTACAGTGGGTTTGGACAGTGAAACGTTGCTTGCGGGAACGCATTTCAGCTATATTATAACAAACAACGTCAATGCAGGCGCCGCCGAAATTACAATCACCGGCTTGCCGCCGTTTATCGGAACAAAAACGCAGAATTTTACCATAAATCCTCAGCAAATACAAGTCGAAATCACAAACGCAACGCTAACGGGCGCCGACGTAAGCACCGCGCCTGCCGGAATTACGCTGAATTTGCCCCCCGCCGCAGGATTTTCGTTTAACTCCGCGACAAACCGCCTTACTTACACAGCCGCCGCAAACTTTGCCGCGCCTCTGACTTTTACGCCGACAAACACGAATTATACCATAACAGACGCTCCCACCCTGCAAATTACGGGAACCGCCGCCGAGCCGATTTTGGTTAATCAGGCGACTATCGGCGTGTTTAACGCGTTTGCCGCCGCTACCGGGCACGGTTTAGCGCAACATTACAGATTAACGGAAAATGTTGTTCTTGACGGTTCCAATCCTAATAACTGGACAATTATTGGTTCGCAGGACGCGCCGTTCAGAGGCGTTTTTGACGGAAACGGGCATAGTATTACGAATATGTCTATAAGTTCTTTGCAGCCATTACAGCAGAGTGTGGGGATGTTCGCAAATATGACCGCGCAGGCGACTGTAAGAAACCTCGCTTTGATAGACATTGCAATTACCATTCCTGCAATTACCACCAATATGGTGAATGTCGGCGGGATAGTCGGGGTGAATATAGGCACGATTGAAAACGTTTTTGTAAGCGGAAACATAACCGGTCTTCAACAGTTGAGCGCGGGCGGGATAGTCGGCATGAACGAATACCATTTGAGAAACAGCTTTTCTACCGTTTCAATCGCTTTAACCACAAGCGGACAATCGCGCGTTGGCGGTATTGCGGGGTATAGTTGGCAATCGAGCAATATCCTAAACTGTATTGCGATTGGTCAAAGCGTGAAAAATGACGGCGGCGTTCACCACGAAACAGCGTTAGGGCGCGTAGTAGGACTGCACCAAGGCGGAACTCTGGTTAACAATCGCGCGTGGAGCGGAATGTCCGTAGCGAGAGACGGCGCGGAAAAAACCGTAATTAACGACCTCGGCAACATTGACGGCTTGGGGACTTTGTCGTCGGACTTTAAACAGCAGAATGTTTGGACGGATTTTGATTTTACTCCGACCACGGGTATTTGGATTTGGGAAGACGGAAAAATGCCGCGCCTGCGCAACCAGTCCGCGATTGATTGGGCGACGTGGTTTGTCGATATACCGCAGAACTTACTTGCTACTTTCGGCGATTTGTTGTCGAGCATTACTTTGCCGAACGGTTGGACTTGGGTTGCTCCCACACTCTCCGTCGGAGATGTAGGAGCTCGCCAGCACACCGCAAGATACAACGGAACCGACCACGATTTAACCGTTGTCGTAAGCCCTGCGCTTCCCACTGTGGCAACCCCGCCGACAGCAACTTCCGCCGCGTTGGGGCATCCGCTTTCTAATTCAATAATTACCGGCATTGTTAACGGAGTCGGCGGCGCAACCAATATTCCCGGAACGTGGGCGTGGAAAACTCCCGCGGAAATTGTGAATGCAAGCGGGTTGTTTGAGGCGGTGTTCACTCCCGCAAGTAGTAATTATTTGCCGATAGAGCGAGAAATACAGGTAGCCGCGGTTTATCCTGTGGAGGTATTAGGCATAGGTTTAACTCAAATAAACTTTACCACGCTCGCCGAGGCGTTCACCGAGATAAGAACATCAGGACAAGGAACTTACACAATAACACTAAATGCCGACCAAGAACTCGGAGGCATAGGACTTGATATTCCCAATGTCAATATTACAATTCTGGGTGAGGGGCGCACTATACAATACAACGGTAATTCTTTCACATCTACCACTAATATCACGCTACATTCGATGTTTGCTGTCGTCGGAGAAAATACCTCTCTTACTTTAGGAAGAAATCTTACGCTTCGAGGGCTTGAGACAGGGGCAGCAGGTACATTTAGAGCTATGATATTTTTGAGCGACGTGTCCGACAACGGCATTGGCATCGATGCTAACTCCGTCGTTATGGAGGAGGGCTCAAGAATTATCAACCACTTCACTTCCGCTGTGCGGATAGATAACGGCATATTCACTATGAACGGCGGAGAAATAAGCGGAAACAGGGCAGTGGCAGTTCTAGTTGACGGAGGCACATTCACTATGAACGGCGGCGAGATTAGAGGAAATATTGCCAGCACTAATAGTGTGGGCTGGGCGGGTGGCATAGAAGTACATAGTGGGGCTTTTAATATGAACGGCGGTAGAATTACCGATAATGTTCTTAATGATATGGCGACCCATGCAGATGCGAGGGTGTCAGATGCAAGTATCTTTACTTTGAGCGGAAATGCCCAAATCGGCAATCTTCAGTTAGCGGATCTTGTATCGACTGTTGGGGGGTCGCCTAGCCCTAATAATTTTGTAATACAGAGCGGTTGGTCAGGAAATATTTCTACGCTTAATCTGACAAGAAGTCCGAGCAATATACAAGATGTTATAAATATATATCAGAATCGAACAATAATTAGGGGAAGTGGCGCGGCGGCGGCAATCGCCTCAAACAGAATAACACTTGGAAACTTTATTGCGCAAATGGGTGGCAACACTCAACCAATTTACCCAACCGCCTATCTTGACACCGACGGCGTTTTACGCTTAAATCTTGTTTCGGCTCCCGTTGTAGTAGCAACTCAAGGCGTAAGCCCCGACAGAGGATTTCCTAACCTTCAACTTGCACTGAACGTAATACAAACCGAAGCAGGAAATCACACGATAACTTTGCGCGAAAATCAAACGATTGGGGGGAACGGAAGAACAATTAACACCCCCGACGTTAATATCACCATTATCGGCGACGGTACCGAGCGCACAATTTCACACGCTCTTACAGACCCCACTCCTGCTATGCTAACCATCAACAACGCCACCGCATCCCTCACCCTCGGAAATAACATCACCATCCAAGGACGAGCCGCGGAGGGAATGGGAAGCGTTGTTCTTGTTTCGGGTGGGACTTTTAATATGGAGAACGGTTCAAAAATTACAGGGCATAACCTTAATAACGCTCATAGTACAGTGCAAGTAAACGGAGCGCAGGCGCAAACTTTCTTCAATATGAACGGCGGCGAAATTACAGGAAACAGTACTACGTTTGCCAATTCCGACGCCTCCGCGGGCGTAAGCGTAATTAACGGCACTTTTAATATGCAAGGCGGAAGCATTACAGACAACAGACGAGGAGCTGTCGGGGATAATACTTTTGCCGACGTGTTTTCAACCGCGTTCATTTCCGTAGTGTTAAACAATAACGCTCGCATAGGTACGTTTATGTTAAATGCGCATAATGCTACAACAATGGCAAGCATAAACATAGGCAATAATTTTGCGGCGACGGGCGGAGTGGATATACTCCATCTTCACGGTAATGGCAATATGGAAACGACAATAGATTTCTGGACAAACGCCGAAGTGCTCAGAGGCAACAGAACTCCCGCAAATATCGCAAAATTCCCACTTGGAAATTTCCGTTCTAATTTAGCGGGCGATAGTCCGCAGGCGATAAACGAAACCCACTTCCTCAACGACCAAGGACGTTTGGAGCGACTTCCCGCTCCCGTGATAGTAAACGGCACAACACAAACCGATTTCGATAATCTCACCGCGGCGTTTGAGGCGATAAGATTGGCAGGCGCGGGGACTTACACAATAACGCTAAACGCAGACCAAACGGTGGGAGGTGTAGGAATTACTCCACAGACAGGTGCGGCATACATAAGTATTGCTGCCGATATAAATATTACGCTTATAGGCGCGGGGGGAATGCGTGAAATTCAGTTTAACGGAAATACGGAAGAGCATAATATGTTTAGAATATCGGCAAATGCAGGGCTTACTCTCGAAAATAATATAACTCTCAGAGGAACACAAAATCCAATCGTCCAAGCGGGTCTTGTTAATGTTATTGGAACTTTTACAATGGAAAGCGGCTCAATAATAACAGGGCATATTTCTCCCGCAGTAATAACAGAAACATCGTCGGGGGCGCCAATATTCACTATGAACGGCGGTGAAATCAGAGACAATGTTGGCAACAATGCGAATTTTTCGGGTATTGGTGTATATATCACCAGAGGTACTTTTAATATGAACGGCGGCAGAATTTTCAATAATACCTTTAGCAATATGACTCCTTCAGACGTGTCTGTTAGTGATATGGTCAGCTTTACTCTGAGCGGGAATGCCCAAATCGGCGACCTTCGATTAGCGGACTTTTCAACGAATGCTATGGTTTCTCCTAATCCTAATAATTTTGTAATACAATCAGATTGGACAGGAATGATTTCTACGTTTAATCTAACAATGGCGTTTCAGGGTATGGGAACTGTGATAAATTCGTGGAATAATAGACAAATAATTAAGGGAACAGGCGCGGCTTCCGCAATCACCGCAAATAAAATTCCGCTCGGAAACTTTGTTGCGGGGACTGAAACCCGTCCGATTTCCCCGACCGCTTCCCTCGGCACCGACGGAGTTTTACGCCTAAATCCTGCTTTGGCGGATGTTATGGTGGCAACTCAAGGCGCGGCGGATAGAGGATTTGCTACGCTTCAAGCCGCGCTGAACGAAATCAACACAGAAGCGGGAAATCACACGATAACTGTTCGCGCTCCGCAGAATCTTGCTAATCGTACTATCGGCGCGGGGCAAAATATCACTATTGAGGGCGCGGCGCAAATTACGCTTAACAACGCAACTCAAAGAATGTTTACCGTAAACGCAGGCGGAAATCTTACTATCGGCGGCGATATAACGATTAACGGACATTCGAGCAATTCGGGAAGTTTAATTTTGGTGCAAAACGGAACGCTTACGGTGCGCGATAACGCAATTATAACGGGACACACCACTACTCACGCGGCGGGAGCGATAGATATAACCGAAAATTCCACGATGAATATTAACGGCGGAAGCATTACGGGAAATTCGCCTTTGGACGCGCTTGCTACGGGGACTGTGAATATATCGGGAACTGCGCAAATCGGAAATCTTACGTTAAATATCCATGAAGCGCACAGAGGAAGCGCGGCGGTAAACGCGGCTTTTGACGGAAGCGTTGCCTCGCTTAACTTGCGCAGGAATGTCGCTATTATGAACGATGTTGTCAATTCGTGGCAGTCGCAACAAGTTATTTCGGGAACTTTCGCTTCGGCGGCGATTTCGGCAGGGAAATTCGGTCTGGGAAATTTCGTTTCCACGAATAATACTCAACCCATCGACGAAACGCACTTCATCAACGATCAGGGAGTTTTGGTGTTGATTCCGACGGCGACCGTCAGCGGCTTCACCACAGGCGAGGCAACCCGCGAATTTCCAACCCTCGAACTTGCGCTTGCCGAAATAACCGCGGCGGGAACTTACATAATAACGCTTTTTGAAGACCAACCGATTACCGCGACAAGAACGTTCAATGTTGCGGGTGCCAATATCACCCTTACGGGCGACGGCACAATGCGCGAAATCAGGCACGCTATTGCAAATGGCGAAGTCAATATGTTCACCATCAACAACGCTACCACTTCCCTTACCCTCGGAAATAATATAACTATCCGAGGACGAAGCGCAGTCGTCGGCAGTGGACGAGTTATAAGTATTGAAAACGGTGAATTCGTTATGGAAACGGGCTCAATCATCAGAGGGCATACTAATGCTAGATATGCGTCCGGTGCCGTCCATTTAGACGGAGCAACCGCAAAATTCACTATGAAGGGCGGCTTAATTACAGAAAACCGTAGTATTGCTTCTGAGCTTCCCGATGCCGACGGTCGCCAATCAGGCGCGGGCTTAACCGTGCTTAGCGGCGAATTTACTATGACCGGCGGAATTATTACGGGCAACACCCGAGGACCAAACGGAGAATTTCCCGCCGACGTGCATTTTGGCGCTCATAGCGCCGCCGGCGCTAATAGTGTCCAGACATTGGACGGCAACGCTCGCATAGGCGCGCTTACACTTAATGCGCAAGATACAACAATAAGCACAACAATAACCGTCGGCGCCAACTTTACGGGAAATGTGGAATCGCTTAATCTTCGGGGGGGAAACACGCCTACTTTGGCGGCAGTAAGAGATAGGTGGACAAACAGACAAGTGCTTGTAGGCAATCTTACTTCCGAAACTATTGCAAAGTTTACGCTTGGGAATTTTATTATGCCGACCCCAATTGCTCCTTATCCCATCGACGAAACCCACACCCTCGCCGCCGACGGGCGGCTGATAACTCACTTTGCCGCGTTCCAAGCGGAGGTGGCGGCGTTTGCTTCGGCTTCGCAGGATGTTGAAATTGTGGTGGAGCGCGATATTGTTATGGCGGCTCAGATAAACATTCCCGGAAATTCGGGGCGCACGCTTACCATAAAAAGCGCAAACCCAACGCAACCGCATACGCTCAGCCGCGGATTTACAGACGGCACTACTATCTTTGAAATGCAAAGCAACGCGCATCTTATTGTGGAAAATATTATTATCGACGGCGGAAGCACGGGTGCGTTCGGAAGCGGCGTTGTCGGAACTCGTTATTTGATGAGAATGGAGGGCGCAGTCAATAATGCTACTTTTGAAATGAGAGACGGCGCAGTTTTACGGAATAATTTCTCTAACAATTGGGGAAGCGCAATCAGAATGCTTGGAACCGACAATCGCTTTATAATGCGCGGCGGTGAAATATACGGCAATACGGCAAATGAACGCGGCGCGGTAAATATCAACGCGGGAACATTTGAAATGACGGGCGGAAGCATAACAAACAACCGTTGCAGTCAAGGCGGCGTGTTAATCCAAGATGCCGGCAATGCAATTTTCGGCGGCAATGCGGTAATTCGCGACAACACTCTTTTGAACGGCACAACTCCCGCCAACCTTAATTTGAACAACAACAGGACAATTTCGCTTTCACCCACAACTCCGCCTACGTCAAATATGGAAATTCACCTTTACGGCGCAAATTCCGACGGCGTTTTTGTGGAGAGCGGAGCAAACGCCGGGCACGTGGATAATTTCTTCGCGGATAATTCGGATTGGAACATAACCCACGACAACGGACAACTTGTGTTGTTGCCTCCTCCTTCTCCCGTCTCCGTCAGCGGCTTTGCCACAGGCGACCCAATCCGCGGCTTTGACAACCTCGACCTTGCGCTTAACGCAATTACAACGGCAGGAACTTACACGATAACGCTTAATGAAAACCTGACGGTCGCCGCAGAAATAACATTAAACACTGCAGGCGCCGATATCACCCTTACAGGCGGAAGCACAATGCGGACAATAACGCATAATATTACCACAACCGCCCCTAGCATGTTTACAATAAGCGGCGCCACTACATCTTTTACGCTCGGAGATAATATAACCGTTCAAGGACGAACAGCAGGGGGCGGAGGGGCAGTCGTAAATATGACAGCCGGCACTTTCAATATGCAGGGAAATTCCCGAATACAAGGACACAATGTTAGCGGCGTGCCGTCGGGAGCCGTATTAATGGCAGGAACAACAGCGTTTAATATGTCGGGAACTTCCGAAATTACAAATATTACTTCAACAACTGCTACAAGCGCGGCAGTTTATGTAACCAACGCAGGCGCAGTTTTCACTATGAGCGGCGGCTCATCAATTACAGGAAACACTAATACGCTTGCAACTGCCGTCAGCGATGTCGGCGCAGGTGTATCCGTGATTAACGGACAATTTAATATGAACGGCGGAAGCATTACGGGCAACAGACGGGGTGCAATCGGAGACAATACCGCTCCTTATGCCGACGTATATATAGGCGCCGCTACCTTCGTCGCCGTTGACCTTGTTCCCACATTGAACAATAACGCCCAAATCGGCACGCTTACTCTGAATGGCGTATCTAACAACACAAGAATTAACATCGGCGATACTTTTAACGGCAACGTTCAAGCGCTTAATCTTCGGTGGAATGATAACGATATGGCAACGGTAATAAGTCGGTGGACCGCCAGCTCGGTGGTGGTGCTTGCAGGCAATTTTGCTCCCCATATTCCAATGTTTAACTCTGCGCTTGCGCTTGGTCAGTTTGTTTCGCAGACCAATGACAGAGAAGCGATTGCTCCTCGTGTTTTCAATGCGAACGGGGGGTTGCAGTAGTCGAGGGTTGAGGGAAAGAGAAAGGCAAGGTTTTGTGGCTTGCCTTTTTGGTGGTGGTTTAGAGGGCGGTGATTTCGGTTTCTGTGAGACCTGTGATGTAAGAAATTTGTTCGGTTGGTAGTCCGAGGGCTTTCATTTTTCGGGCATTTTCTATTTTTTCTTCTAATTTTCCTTTCTCTTCCGCCCCTCTCAACAATGCCTTTTTCGCCCTAATTGCATCTTCAACCTTATCATACGCCTCCAATTCCTCAGGCGTTAAAGCACTCTCCGCAACACATTCTACGGCTTCTCTCAAAACTTCATTATTCAAAAAATCCGCCGAAATCTCTTTTGAATTTCT contains:
- a CDS encoding InlB B-repeat-containing protein, whose translation is MPRKYTPQKLRKTLFPNGEMLFGAFFVLSLFLLTACSDLFEPNYTYLRPRTEYVVWFNAQGGRSDVDSQVVSWDSSFVLPVAARERYCFDGWYCSPEYGEIMGKEGDLFLPAHDDTLFAYWTFRAQIMYESDGTSSPPDFKCVGEDIEEFPTSDKDCHIFLGWFDIEGEEKTPPLRILGDTTLFARFEIIKYTITFNVRGGTAIAPLEADCGKSVRLLPAEREDYLFLGWFDGEDEGAQRLENEQIINSDLTVFARWRSMELADLRFAVIDVLSSHTFNGAPQIPEFTVMIAENQLVAGTHFTAIFTDNINAGNAEITINAIEDGGYIGVQTASFVIEKADPQPALPTGLTATFGDLLSSVVLPSGWAWEIPWETPDVEVGNVGQNSFEATFTHENTNNFNVISHILSVNVNPAIISSAALKKANPTKGQVPANPNNIEIKDGEFTVKSVVWYPDHPRFLGGTEYSAVITLAANENFAFCSEFNAATINETAVNIDENSGAEIVISHKFAPTYEAIIVSLEITQEPSNFNYAHGEQLDLSELRIRAVYSDYSESTLLHNELHFRGVVMNVWHNNRLSRGLHNNLHIIFTAILEDIVVQTTGALSIVPRDIANVFVEDIPDQEYTGSAITPQILVNDDEILPLEFTENYFDLAFSDNVNAGTASVILTGKNNYSGEKTQNFVITPATPTVITPPTATSVSAGQTLATSTLSGGRVDGVGGAEISGTWAWLDDTHIINENGSFAARFIPTSQNYSEITVWDISVNLSYTAHLRVISTSSITGFATLNLALDWLSATPVIEPVEITISANQTFAVSRALNTAADITLVGDGEPRQISGTFLLSDGALKVGNNITVSEINVSGGNLTLAQNAVIETVRLTATHTHSMISVESGFTGNVPALDLAGGVNIEATIISWEDKQIITPAPPHVLTENDVARFTLRNFVNGANTQPITQTHLFSSTDLGRLVSMPSVYNATITVIGASFTFNGNPHIPDFTVGLDSETLLAGTHFSYIITNNVNAGAAEITITGLPPFIGTKTQNFTINPQQIQVEITNATLTGADVSTAPAGITLNLPPAAGFSFNSATNRLTYTAAANFAAPLTFTPTNTNYTITDAPTLQITGTAAEPILVNQATIGVFNAFAAATGHGLAQHYRLTENVVLDGSNPNNWTIIGSQDAPFRGVFDGNGHSITNMSISSLQPLQQSVGMFANMTAQATVRNLALIDIAITIPAITTNMVNVGGIVGVNIGTIENVFVSGNITGLQQLSAGGIVGMNEYHLRNSFSTVSIALTTSGQSRVGGIAGYSWQSSNILNCIAIGQSVKNDGGVHHETALGRVVGLHQGGTLVNNRAWSGMSVARDGAEKTVINDLGNIDGLGTLSSDFKQQNVWTDFDFTPTTGIWIWEDGKMPRLRNQSAIDWATWFVDIPQNLLATFGDLLSSITLPNGWTWVAPTLSVGDVGARQHTARYNGTDHDLTVVVSPALPTVATPPTATSAALGHPLSNSIITGIVNGVGGATNIPGTWAWKTPAEIVNASGLFEAVFTPASSNYLPIEREIQVAAVYPVEVLGIGLTQINFTTLAEAFTEIRTSGQGTYTITLNADQELGGIGLDIPNVNITILGEGRTIQYNGNSFTSTTNITLHSMFAVVGENTSLTLGRNLTLRGLETGAAGTFRAMIFLSDVSDNGIGIDANSVVMEEGSRIINHFTSAVRIDNGIFTMNGGEISGNRAVAVLVDGGTFTMNGGEIRGNIASTNSVGWAGGIEVHSGAFNMNGGRITDNVLNDMATHADARVSDASIFTLSGNAQIGNLQLADLVSTVGGSPSPNNFVIQSGWSGNISTLNLTRSPSNIQDVINIYQNRTIIRGSGAAAAIASNRITLGNFIAQMGGNTQPIYPTAYLDTDGVLRLNLVSAPVVVATQGVSPDRGFPNLQLALNVIQTEAGNHTITLRENQTIGGNGRTINTPDVNITIIGDGTERTISHALTDPTPAMLTINNATASLTLGNNITIQGRAAEGMGSVVLVSGGTFNMENGSKITGHNLNNAHSTVQVNGAQAQTFFNMNGGEITGNSTTFANSDASAGVSVINGTFNMQGGSITDNRRGAVGDNTFADVFSTAFISVVLNNNARIGTFMLNAHNATTMASINIGNNFAATGGVDILHLHGNGNMETTIDFWTNAEVLRGNRTPANIAKFPLGNFRSNLAGDSPQAINETHFLNDQGRLERLPAPVIVNGTTQTDFDNLTAAFEAIRLAGAGTYTITLNADQTVGGVGITPQTGAAYISIAADINITLIGAGGMREIQFNGNTEEHNMFRISANAGLTLENNITLRGTQNPIVQAGLVNVIGTFTMESGSIITGHISPAVITETSSGAPIFTMNGGEIRDNVGNNANFSGIGVYITRGTFNMNGGRIFNNTFSNMTPSDVSVSDMVSFTLSGNAQIGDLRLADFSTNAMVSPNPNNFVIQSDWTGMISTFNLTMAFQGMGTVINSWNNRQIIKGTGAASAITANKIPLGNFVAGTETRPISPTASLGTDGVLRLNPALADVMVATQGAADRGFATLQAALNEINTEAGNHTITVRAPQNLANRTIGAGQNITIEGAAQITLNNATQRMFTVNAGGNLTIGGDITINGHSSNSGSLILVQNGTLTVRDNAIITGHTTTHAAGAIDITENSTMNINGGSITGNSPLDALATGTVNISGTAQIGNLTLNIHEAHRGSAAVNAAFDGSVASLNLRRNVAIMNDVVNSWQSQQVISGTFASAAISAGKFGLGNFVSTNNTQPIDETHFINDQGVLVLIPTATVSGFTTGEATREFPTLELALAEITAAGTYIITLFEDQPITATRTFNVAGANITLTGDGTMREIRHAIANGEVNMFTINNATTSLTLGNNITIRGRSAVVGSGRVISIENGEFVMETGSIIRGHTNARYASGAVHLDGATAKFTMKGGLITENRSIASELPDADGRQSGAGLTVLSGEFTMTGGIITGNTRGPNGEFPADVHFGAHSAAGANSVQTLDGNARIGALTLNAQDTTISTTITVGANFTGNVESLNLRGGNTPTLAAVRDRWTNRQVLVGNLTSETIAKFTLGNFIMPTPIAPYPIDETHTLAADGRLITHFAAFQAEVAAFASASQDVEIVVERDIVMAAQINIPGNSGRTLTIKSANPTQPHTLSRGFTDGTTIFEMQSNAHLIVENIIIDGGSTGAFGSGVVGTRYLMRMEGAVNNATFEMRDGAVLRNNFSNNWGSAIRMLGTDNRFIMRGGEIYGNTANERGAVNINAGTFEMTGGSITNNRCSQGGVLIQDAGNAIFGGNAVIRDNTLLNGTTPANLNLNNNRTISLSPTTPPTSNMEIHLYGANSDGVFVESGANAGHVDNFFADNSDWNITHDNGQLVLLPPPSPVSVSGFATGDPIRGFDNLDLALNAITTAGTYTITLNENLTVAAEITLNTAGADITLTGGSTMRTITHNITTTAPSMFTISGATTSFTLGDNITVQGRTAGGGGAVVNMTAGTFNMQGNSRIQGHNVSGVPSGAVLMAGTTAFNMSGTSEITNITSTTATSAAVYVTNAGAVFTMSGGSSITGNTNTLATAVSDVGAGVSVINGQFNMNGGSITGNRRGAIGDNTAPYADVYIGAATFVAVDLVPTLNNNAQIGTLTLNGVSNNTRINIGDTFNGNVQALNLRWNDNDMATVISRWTASSVVVLAGNFAPHIPMFNSALALGQFVSQTNDREAIAPRVFNANGGLQ